Proteins from a single region of Mus pahari chromosome 2, PAHARI_EIJ_v1.1, whole genome shotgun sequence:
- the Vamp8 gene encoding vesicle-associated membrane protein 8 — translation MEEASGSAGNDRVRNLQSEVEGVKNIMTQNVERILARGENLDHLRNKTEDLEATSEHFKTTSQKVARKFWWKNVKMIVIICVIVLIIIILIILFATGTIPT, via the exons ATG GAGGAGGCCAGTGGGAGTGCCGGAAATGACCGAGTTAGGAATCTGCAGAGTGAGGTGGAGGGAGTCAAGAATATTATGACCCAGAATGTGGAGCGGATTTTGGCCCGAGGGGAGAACCTGGACCACCTTCGAAACAAGACAGAGGACTTGGAAGCCACG TCTGAACACTTCAAGACAACATCCCAGAAGGTGGCCCGGAAGTTCTGGTGGAAGAATGTGAAGATGATTGTCATCATCTGTGTGATTGTccttatcatcatcatcctcattaTACTCTTTGCCACTGGCACCATCCCCACTTAA